The following are from one region of the Corylus avellana chromosome ca1, CavTom2PMs-1.0 genome:
- the LOC132166893 gene encoding uncharacterized protein LOC132166893 isoform X1, producing MDLFDDLLDEPAINPTARAGGKFQPKAKPRPRKGTSASVPSTIIRDSKEKAVVLPITNVDATQTIQPADTVDNKLNNTVGSSLVTSAEEFVKSNEDLFSRVPNLADTTQSILVNPPSQAVATREDVGSIDALPSAIAVSDINDDWHLSFRQSETEADFTGLDVDPSADIFPEPTLNFTGSDAAPSVHAGDVADDRLDSSGLDLDLLYDDILDPLAKSKAGGKFKPRAKSHSGNKTSTSVPSAPIATEEKAVRLISTGLDTAQYAQPVAENKLTNGDGMSVATLEIVVTNRPSKDHEGSISDKLVTGEDAGSKDAHAEVATSDKNSGWHSSIGIFSSEVDSMAFELEPFGDILPEPTTRDSNDDGAGSLSPLEMPTLLASNNKDTEENFCIPACSSFDSLALRTCDAAKPHTCPSPGTTQDTVSCREAPDSNKDGDIQIDNGRLEAEFQEAGAFSGIETLDFISEANIASGRRTGKFQPKPNKNTRKEKPSTGISLPEVESIMHLQAPQLIPSETGYMDEGSVPSFAADYPFQDNSIRFDDFIASDPTSEIPMNEELRNLPEDSHFLGDILHRKDVPDIPAEAAESGIGETSTASNLLQKRKKTATAVEENDGGKSSRQLRKRVAFQLIDEVDDEDNENGGFCAEAPSTSNVDEDYDDGNRAESTSQKKRAPRKSKKPEAENGKSVGKRKRANEAADQSTKKPAKKKFSHSTRRNRGHVDKALLETPWDEIDHQRLPIKDLILHAEYRERSASKETARSKTPLTNLRSYNSTNEESSYNGEETFASEQGRGSDDDDDQLNNEAQPSETHINYQSFMDKTPSTRWSKQDTELFYEVVRQFGTDFSMIQQLFPSRTRHQVKLKFKKEERQYPLRLSEALTSRSQDHSHFQLVIERLQQASQAEEHSNVDDTVGVTGEEEEEVVELKTQAKEEMAKPEQDKEAVLVKDKDADVAAEGAQSPVKSDESDDEVFNWSQYKSDY from the exons ATGGACCTTTTTGATGATCTTCTTGATGAACCTGCTATCAACCCTA CAGCTCGGGCTGGTGGTAAATTTCAACCCAAGGCTAAACCACGGCCTAGAAAAGGAACATCTGCCTCAGTTCCTTCAACAATCATTAGAGATTCAAAGGAAAAGGCTGTTGTACTGCCCATCACCAATGTGGATGCCACTCAAACCATTCAGCCTGCTGATACTGTAGACAATAAATTGAATAATACAGTTGGTTCATCTCTAGTTACCTCAGCAGAAGAATTTGTAAAAAGTAATGAGGATTTGTTCTCAAGAGTTCCAAACTTAGCTGATACCACACAATCCATATTAGTGAACCCTCCATCTCAAGCTGTTGCGACCAGGGAGGATGTGGGCTCCATAGATGCTCTACCTTCAGCGATTGCAGTGTCTGACATCAATGATGATTGGCACTTAAGCTTTAGGCAATCGGAGACTGAG GCAGACTTTACGGGGTTGGATGTGGACCCTTCTGCTGACATCTTTCCTGAGCCTACACTTAACTTCACTGGCTCAGATGCAGCACCATCTGTTCATGCTGGTGATGTTGCAGATGATAGACTGGATTCCTCGGGATTGGATTTGGATCTGTTATATGATGATATTCTTGATCCTCTTGCAAAAT CTAAGGCTGGTGGCAAGTTTAAACCCAGGGCTAAATCCCACTCTGGAAACAAAACTTCTACATCAGTCCCATCTGCTCCAATTGCTACAGAGGAAAAGGCTGTTAGACTAATCTCCACAGGCTTAGACACAGCACAATATGCTCAGCCAGttgcagaaaataaattgacaaaTGGGGATGGTATGTCTGTAGCTACCTTGGAGATTGTGGTTACTAACCGGCCTTCAAAAGACCATGAAGGTTCAATTTCTGACAAGCTTGTGACTGGAGAGGATGCTGGCTCTAAAGATGCTCATGCAGAGGTTGCAACATCTGACAAAAACAGTGGTTGGCATTCTAGCATAGGAATATTCTCATCAGAG GTGGATTCCATGGCTTTTGAATTGGAGCCCTTTGGTGATATTCTTCCTGAGCCTACCACAAGAGACAGTAATGATGATGGGGCAGGTTCTCTTTCTCCTTTAGAAATGCCGACTCTTCTTGCTTCCAATAATAAGGATACTGAGGAAAATTTTTGTATTCCAGCTTGTAGTTCTTTTGACTCTTTAGCACTCAGGACATGTGATGCTGCAAAGCCTCATACTTGTCCTTCTCCTGGTACAACCCAAGATACAGTAAGCTGTAGGGAAGCTCCTGATTCTAACAAGGATGGTGATATTCAGATTGACAATGGAAGGTTGGAAGCAGAG TTTCAGGAAGCTGGGGCCTTTTCTGGCATCGAAACCCTAGATTTTATTTCTGAGGCCAATATTGCATCTG gacgGCGTACTGGCAAGTTTCAACCCAAGCccaataaaaatacaagaaaagagAAACCTAGTACAGGCATCTCTCTCCCAGAAGTTGAGTCTATTATGCATCTGCAGGCTCCTCAGCTGATTCCTTCTGAAACTGGATACATGGATGAGGGCTCAGTTCCTTCCTTTGCAGCTGACTATCCTTTTCAGGATAACTCCATCAGGTTTGATGATTTTATTGCCTCGGATCCAACATCTGAAATTCCAATGAATGAAGAATTGAGAAATCTTCCAGAAGATTCTCACTTTTTGGGGGATATTCTGCATCGGAAGGATGTTCCTGATATTCCTGCAGAG GCTGCTGAAAGTGGAATAGGAGAAACTTCTACAGCATCAAATCTTCTTCAGAAACGCAAAAAAACTGCTACAGCTGTTGAAGAGAATGATGGTGGCAAATCGTCAAGGCAGCTGAGGAAGCGAGTAGCTTTCCAACTTATTGATGAGGTGGATGATGAGGATAATGAAAATGGTGGCTTCTGCGCTGAAGCTCCCAGTACTTCTAATGTAGACGAAGACTATGATGATGGAAATAGAGCGGAGAGTACATCCCAGAAGAAAAGAGCTCCAAGAAAGTCAAAGAAACCTGAGGCTGAAAATGGAAAATCTGTAGGAAAGCGTAAGAGGGCCAATGAAGCAGCAGACCAGTCGACCAAGAAacctgccaaaaaaaaattttctcattCAACTCGTCGAAATAGAGGACATG TGGACAAGGCTTTACTTGAAACCCCGTGGGATGAAATTGACCATCAAAGGTTGCCTATCAAGGATCTCATTTTGCATGCAGAGTATAGGGAGCGATCAGCA AGCAAAGAGACAGCAAGATCAAAAACGCCCTTGACCAATTTAAG GTCTTACAATTCCACTAATGAGGAATCATCTTATAATGGAGAGGAGACCTTTGCTTCAGAACAGGGCAGaggttctgatgatgatgatgatcaatTGAATAATGAGGCTCAACCAAGTGAAACTCACATTAATTACCAGTCTTTCATGGACAAAACTCCCAGTACAAGATGGTCAAAACAAGACACAGAACTGTTCTATGAG GTTGTTCGGCAGTTTGGGACAGATTTTTCTATGATACAGCAACTTTTCCCCAGTCGAACGCGTCATCAAGTCAAGTTGAAATTTAAGAAGGAAGAGCGTCAATATCCATTAAGGCTTTCTGAAGCCCTGACAAGTCGCTCCCAAG ATCATTCCCATTTTCAATTGGTGATTGAGCGCCTGCAACAAGCTTCTCAGGCAGAAGAACACTCTAATGTAGATGACACAGTTGGTGTAACAggcgaggaggaggaggaggtggtggaATTGAAAACTCAAGCTAAG GAAGAAATGGCAAAGCCTGAGCAGGATAAGGAAGCAGTACTCGTTAAAGATAAGGATGCAGATGTTGCCGCCGAAGGAGCTCAAAGTCCTGTGAAGTCTGATGAAAGTGATGATGAGGTCTTTAACTGGAGTCAATATAAAAGTGATTATTAG
- the LOC132166893 gene encoding uncharacterized protein LOC132166893 isoform X4 produces the protein MDLFDDLLDEPAINPTARAGGKFQPKAKPRPRKGTSASVPSTIIRDSKEKAVVLPITNVDATQTIQPADTVDNKLNNTVGSSLVTSAEEFVKSNEDLFSRVPNLADTTQSILVNPPSQAVATREDVGSIDALPSAIAVSDINDDWHLSFRQSETEADFTGLDVDPSADIFPEPTLNFTGSDAAPSVHAGDVADDRLDSSGLDLDLLYDDILDPLAKSKAGGKFKPRAKSHSGNKTSTSVPSAPIATEEKAVRLISTGLDTAQYAQPVAENKLTNGDGMSVATLEIVVTNRPSKDHEGSISDKLVTGEDAGSKDAHAEVATSDKNSGWHSSIGIFSSEVDSMAFELEPFGDILPEPTTRDSNDDGAACSSFDSLALRTCDAAKPHTCPSPGTTQDTVSCREAPDSNKDGDIQIDNGRLEAEFQEAGAFSGIETLDFISEANIASGRRTGKFQPKPNKNTRKEKPSTGISLPEVESIMHLQAPQLIPSETGYMDEGSVPSFAADYPFQDNSIRFDDFIASDPTSEIPMNEELRNLPEDSHFLGDILHRKDVPDIPAEAAESGIGETSTASNLLQKRKKTATAVEENDGGKSSRQLRKRVAFQLIDEVDDEDNENGGFCAEAPSTSNVDEDYDDGNRAESTSQKKRAPRKSKKPEAENGKSVGKRKRANEAADQSTKKPAKKKFSHSTRRNRGHVDKALLETPWDEIDHQRLPIKDLILHAEYRERSASKETARSKTPLTNLRSYNSTNEESSYNGEETFASEQGRGSDDDDDQLNNEAQPSETHINYQSFMDKTPSTRWSKQDTELFYEVVRQFGTDFSMIQQLFPSRTRHQVKLKFKKEERQYPLRLSEALTSRSQDHSHFQLVIERLQQASQAEEHSNVDDTVGVTGEEEEEVVELKTQAKEEMAKPEQDKEAVLVKDKDADVAAEGAQSPVKSDESDDEVFNWSQYKSDY, from the exons ATGGACCTTTTTGATGATCTTCTTGATGAACCTGCTATCAACCCTA CAGCTCGGGCTGGTGGTAAATTTCAACCCAAGGCTAAACCACGGCCTAGAAAAGGAACATCTGCCTCAGTTCCTTCAACAATCATTAGAGATTCAAAGGAAAAGGCTGTTGTACTGCCCATCACCAATGTGGATGCCACTCAAACCATTCAGCCTGCTGATACTGTAGACAATAAATTGAATAATACAGTTGGTTCATCTCTAGTTACCTCAGCAGAAGAATTTGTAAAAAGTAATGAGGATTTGTTCTCAAGAGTTCCAAACTTAGCTGATACCACACAATCCATATTAGTGAACCCTCCATCTCAAGCTGTTGCGACCAGGGAGGATGTGGGCTCCATAGATGCTCTACCTTCAGCGATTGCAGTGTCTGACATCAATGATGATTGGCACTTAAGCTTTAGGCAATCGGAGACTGAG GCAGACTTTACGGGGTTGGATGTGGACCCTTCTGCTGACATCTTTCCTGAGCCTACACTTAACTTCACTGGCTCAGATGCAGCACCATCTGTTCATGCTGGTGATGTTGCAGATGATAGACTGGATTCCTCGGGATTGGATTTGGATCTGTTATATGATGATATTCTTGATCCTCTTGCAAAAT CTAAGGCTGGTGGCAAGTTTAAACCCAGGGCTAAATCCCACTCTGGAAACAAAACTTCTACATCAGTCCCATCTGCTCCAATTGCTACAGAGGAAAAGGCTGTTAGACTAATCTCCACAGGCTTAGACACAGCACAATATGCTCAGCCAGttgcagaaaataaattgacaaaTGGGGATGGTATGTCTGTAGCTACCTTGGAGATTGTGGTTACTAACCGGCCTTCAAAAGACCATGAAGGTTCAATTTCTGACAAGCTTGTGACTGGAGAGGATGCTGGCTCTAAAGATGCTCATGCAGAGGTTGCAACATCTGACAAAAACAGTGGTTGGCATTCTAGCATAGGAATATTCTCATCAGAG GTGGATTCCATGGCTTTTGAATTGGAGCCCTTTGGTGATATTCTTCCTGAGCCTACCACAAGAGACAGTAATGATGATGGGGCAG CTTGTAGTTCTTTTGACTCTTTAGCACTCAGGACATGTGATGCTGCAAAGCCTCATACTTGTCCTTCTCCTGGTACAACCCAAGATACAGTAAGCTGTAGGGAAGCTCCTGATTCTAACAAGGATGGTGATATTCAGATTGACAATGGAAGGTTGGAAGCAGAG TTTCAGGAAGCTGGGGCCTTTTCTGGCATCGAAACCCTAGATTTTATTTCTGAGGCCAATATTGCATCTG gacgGCGTACTGGCAAGTTTCAACCCAAGCccaataaaaatacaagaaaagagAAACCTAGTACAGGCATCTCTCTCCCAGAAGTTGAGTCTATTATGCATCTGCAGGCTCCTCAGCTGATTCCTTCTGAAACTGGATACATGGATGAGGGCTCAGTTCCTTCCTTTGCAGCTGACTATCCTTTTCAGGATAACTCCATCAGGTTTGATGATTTTATTGCCTCGGATCCAACATCTGAAATTCCAATGAATGAAGAATTGAGAAATCTTCCAGAAGATTCTCACTTTTTGGGGGATATTCTGCATCGGAAGGATGTTCCTGATATTCCTGCAGAG GCTGCTGAAAGTGGAATAGGAGAAACTTCTACAGCATCAAATCTTCTTCAGAAACGCAAAAAAACTGCTACAGCTGTTGAAGAGAATGATGGTGGCAAATCGTCAAGGCAGCTGAGGAAGCGAGTAGCTTTCCAACTTATTGATGAGGTGGATGATGAGGATAATGAAAATGGTGGCTTCTGCGCTGAAGCTCCCAGTACTTCTAATGTAGACGAAGACTATGATGATGGAAATAGAGCGGAGAGTACATCCCAGAAGAAAAGAGCTCCAAGAAAGTCAAAGAAACCTGAGGCTGAAAATGGAAAATCTGTAGGAAAGCGTAAGAGGGCCAATGAAGCAGCAGACCAGTCGACCAAGAAacctgccaaaaaaaaattttctcattCAACTCGTCGAAATAGAGGACATG TGGACAAGGCTTTACTTGAAACCCCGTGGGATGAAATTGACCATCAAAGGTTGCCTATCAAGGATCTCATTTTGCATGCAGAGTATAGGGAGCGATCAGCA AGCAAAGAGACAGCAAGATCAAAAACGCCCTTGACCAATTTAAG GTCTTACAATTCCACTAATGAGGAATCATCTTATAATGGAGAGGAGACCTTTGCTTCAGAACAGGGCAGaggttctgatgatgatgatgatcaatTGAATAATGAGGCTCAACCAAGTGAAACTCACATTAATTACCAGTCTTTCATGGACAAAACTCCCAGTACAAGATGGTCAAAACAAGACACAGAACTGTTCTATGAG GTTGTTCGGCAGTTTGGGACAGATTTTTCTATGATACAGCAACTTTTCCCCAGTCGAACGCGTCATCAAGTCAAGTTGAAATTTAAGAAGGAAGAGCGTCAATATCCATTAAGGCTTTCTGAAGCCCTGACAAGTCGCTCCCAAG ATCATTCCCATTTTCAATTGGTGATTGAGCGCCTGCAACAAGCTTCTCAGGCAGAAGAACACTCTAATGTAGATGACACAGTTGGTGTAACAggcgaggaggaggaggaggtggtggaATTGAAAACTCAAGCTAAG GAAGAAATGGCAAAGCCTGAGCAGGATAAGGAAGCAGTACTCGTTAAAGATAAGGATGCAGATGTTGCCGCCGAAGGAGCTCAAAGTCCTGTGAAGTCTGATGAAAGTGATGATGAGGTCTTTAACTGGAGTCAATATAAAAGTGATTATTAG
- the LOC132166893 gene encoding uncharacterized protein LOC132166893 isoform X2 — protein MDLFDDLLDEPAINPTRAGGKFQPKAKPRPRKGTSASVPSTIIRDSKEKAVVLPITNVDATQTIQPADTVDNKLNNTVGSSLVTSAEEFVKSNEDLFSRVPNLADTTQSILVNPPSQAVATREDVGSIDALPSAIAVSDINDDWHLSFRQSETEADFTGLDVDPSADIFPEPTLNFTGSDAAPSVHAGDVADDRLDSSGLDLDLLYDDILDPLAKSKAGGKFKPRAKSHSGNKTSTSVPSAPIATEEKAVRLISTGLDTAQYAQPVAENKLTNGDGMSVATLEIVVTNRPSKDHEGSISDKLVTGEDAGSKDAHAEVATSDKNSGWHSSIGIFSSEVDSMAFELEPFGDILPEPTTRDSNDDGAGSLSPLEMPTLLASNNKDTEENFCIPACSSFDSLALRTCDAAKPHTCPSPGTTQDTVSCREAPDSNKDGDIQIDNGRLEAEFQEAGAFSGIETLDFISEANIASGRRTGKFQPKPNKNTRKEKPSTGISLPEVESIMHLQAPQLIPSETGYMDEGSVPSFAADYPFQDNSIRFDDFIASDPTSEIPMNEELRNLPEDSHFLGDILHRKDVPDIPAEAAESGIGETSTASNLLQKRKKTATAVEENDGGKSSRQLRKRVAFQLIDEVDDEDNENGGFCAEAPSTSNVDEDYDDGNRAESTSQKKRAPRKSKKPEAENGKSVGKRKRANEAADQSTKKPAKKKFSHSTRRNRGHVDKALLETPWDEIDHQRLPIKDLILHAEYRERSASKETARSKTPLTNLRSYNSTNEESSYNGEETFASEQGRGSDDDDDQLNNEAQPSETHINYQSFMDKTPSTRWSKQDTELFYEVVRQFGTDFSMIQQLFPSRTRHQVKLKFKKEERQYPLRLSEALTSRSQDHSHFQLVIERLQQASQAEEHSNVDDTVGVTGEEEEEVVELKTQAKEEMAKPEQDKEAVLVKDKDADVAAEGAQSPVKSDESDDEVFNWSQYKSDY, from the exons ATGGACCTTTTTGATGATCTTCTTGATGAACCTGCTATCAACCCTA CTCGGGCTGGTGGTAAATTTCAACCCAAGGCTAAACCACGGCCTAGAAAAGGAACATCTGCCTCAGTTCCTTCAACAATCATTAGAGATTCAAAGGAAAAGGCTGTTGTACTGCCCATCACCAATGTGGATGCCACTCAAACCATTCAGCCTGCTGATACTGTAGACAATAAATTGAATAATACAGTTGGTTCATCTCTAGTTACCTCAGCAGAAGAATTTGTAAAAAGTAATGAGGATTTGTTCTCAAGAGTTCCAAACTTAGCTGATACCACACAATCCATATTAGTGAACCCTCCATCTCAAGCTGTTGCGACCAGGGAGGATGTGGGCTCCATAGATGCTCTACCTTCAGCGATTGCAGTGTCTGACATCAATGATGATTGGCACTTAAGCTTTAGGCAATCGGAGACTGAG GCAGACTTTACGGGGTTGGATGTGGACCCTTCTGCTGACATCTTTCCTGAGCCTACACTTAACTTCACTGGCTCAGATGCAGCACCATCTGTTCATGCTGGTGATGTTGCAGATGATAGACTGGATTCCTCGGGATTGGATTTGGATCTGTTATATGATGATATTCTTGATCCTCTTGCAAAAT CTAAGGCTGGTGGCAAGTTTAAACCCAGGGCTAAATCCCACTCTGGAAACAAAACTTCTACATCAGTCCCATCTGCTCCAATTGCTACAGAGGAAAAGGCTGTTAGACTAATCTCCACAGGCTTAGACACAGCACAATATGCTCAGCCAGttgcagaaaataaattgacaaaTGGGGATGGTATGTCTGTAGCTACCTTGGAGATTGTGGTTACTAACCGGCCTTCAAAAGACCATGAAGGTTCAATTTCTGACAAGCTTGTGACTGGAGAGGATGCTGGCTCTAAAGATGCTCATGCAGAGGTTGCAACATCTGACAAAAACAGTGGTTGGCATTCTAGCATAGGAATATTCTCATCAGAG GTGGATTCCATGGCTTTTGAATTGGAGCCCTTTGGTGATATTCTTCCTGAGCCTACCACAAGAGACAGTAATGATGATGGGGCAGGTTCTCTTTCTCCTTTAGAAATGCCGACTCTTCTTGCTTCCAATAATAAGGATACTGAGGAAAATTTTTGTATTCCAGCTTGTAGTTCTTTTGACTCTTTAGCACTCAGGACATGTGATGCTGCAAAGCCTCATACTTGTCCTTCTCCTGGTACAACCCAAGATACAGTAAGCTGTAGGGAAGCTCCTGATTCTAACAAGGATGGTGATATTCAGATTGACAATGGAAGGTTGGAAGCAGAG TTTCAGGAAGCTGGGGCCTTTTCTGGCATCGAAACCCTAGATTTTATTTCTGAGGCCAATATTGCATCTG gacgGCGTACTGGCAAGTTTCAACCCAAGCccaataaaaatacaagaaaagagAAACCTAGTACAGGCATCTCTCTCCCAGAAGTTGAGTCTATTATGCATCTGCAGGCTCCTCAGCTGATTCCTTCTGAAACTGGATACATGGATGAGGGCTCAGTTCCTTCCTTTGCAGCTGACTATCCTTTTCAGGATAACTCCATCAGGTTTGATGATTTTATTGCCTCGGATCCAACATCTGAAATTCCAATGAATGAAGAATTGAGAAATCTTCCAGAAGATTCTCACTTTTTGGGGGATATTCTGCATCGGAAGGATGTTCCTGATATTCCTGCAGAG GCTGCTGAAAGTGGAATAGGAGAAACTTCTACAGCATCAAATCTTCTTCAGAAACGCAAAAAAACTGCTACAGCTGTTGAAGAGAATGATGGTGGCAAATCGTCAAGGCAGCTGAGGAAGCGAGTAGCTTTCCAACTTATTGATGAGGTGGATGATGAGGATAATGAAAATGGTGGCTTCTGCGCTGAAGCTCCCAGTACTTCTAATGTAGACGAAGACTATGATGATGGAAATAGAGCGGAGAGTACATCCCAGAAGAAAAGAGCTCCAAGAAAGTCAAAGAAACCTGAGGCTGAAAATGGAAAATCTGTAGGAAAGCGTAAGAGGGCCAATGAAGCAGCAGACCAGTCGACCAAGAAacctgccaaaaaaaaattttctcattCAACTCGTCGAAATAGAGGACATG TGGACAAGGCTTTACTTGAAACCCCGTGGGATGAAATTGACCATCAAAGGTTGCCTATCAAGGATCTCATTTTGCATGCAGAGTATAGGGAGCGATCAGCA AGCAAAGAGACAGCAAGATCAAAAACGCCCTTGACCAATTTAAG GTCTTACAATTCCACTAATGAGGAATCATCTTATAATGGAGAGGAGACCTTTGCTTCAGAACAGGGCAGaggttctgatgatgatgatgatcaatTGAATAATGAGGCTCAACCAAGTGAAACTCACATTAATTACCAGTCTTTCATGGACAAAACTCCCAGTACAAGATGGTCAAAACAAGACACAGAACTGTTCTATGAG GTTGTTCGGCAGTTTGGGACAGATTTTTCTATGATACAGCAACTTTTCCCCAGTCGAACGCGTCATCAAGTCAAGTTGAAATTTAAGAAGGAAGAGCGTCAATATCCATTAAGGCTTTCTGAAGCCCTGACAAGTCGCTCCCAAG ATCATTCCCATTTTCAATTGGTGATTGAGCGCCTGCAACAAGCTTCTCAGGCAGAAGAACACTCTAATGTAGATGACACAGTTGGTGTAACAggcgaggaggaggaggaggtggtggaATTGAAAACTCAAGCTAAG GAAGAAATGGCAAAGCCTGAGCAGGATAAGGAAGCAGTACTCGTTAAAGATAAGGATGCAGATGTTGCCGCCGAAGGAGCTCAAAGTCCTGTGAAGTCTGATGAAAGTGATGATGAGGTCTTTAACTGGAGTCAATATAAAAGTGATTATTAG